The genomic window GCAGATTATTGTTCCGCTATTACCTGCTGAAAAGTCTGTAGGTAGAGGACAAAAGGTAAATTTACGCTCGGTGTTCAATGCCATCGTTTATCGAGCCGACAACGGCGTAAAATGGCGCAAGTTGCCCAAAGATTTTCCAGCATAGCAAACAGTGTATAGCTACTTCAACTCTTGGAGTCGGTTCGGTGTTTTA from Synechocystis sp. PCC 7509 includes these protein-coding regions:
- a CDS encoding IS5 family transposase, which encodes MSEAFYDSDLTDQEWQIIVPLLPAEKSVGRGQKVNLRSVFNAIVYRADNGVKWRKLPKDFPA